A single window of Malus sylvestris chromosome 5, drMalSylv7.2, whole genome shotgun sequence DNA harbors:
- the LOC126623756 gene encoding 3-oxo-Delta(4,5)-steroid 5-beta-reductase-like, with amino-acid sequence MNIIGALGLTWSVHRPNNIFGFSPYSLINIIGALCVYAAICKKEGRPLKFPGRKAAWECYAVASDANLIAEQHIWAAVDPYAKNEAFNVNNGDVFKWKHFWEVLAEQFGIEEYGFDKEESGRLRLVEMMEGKVGVWEEIVRENEPQPTKLEEVAVWWFADFVLGGEALSDSMNKSKEHGFLGFRNSKKSFISWIKKMKAYKIVP; translated from the coding sequence ATGAACATAATTGGTGCGCTTGGTTTAACTTGGTCGGTACATCGGCCTaataatatttttgggttttctcCTTATAGCTTGATAAACATAATTGGTGCGCTTTGTGTTTATGCTGCTATATGTAAGAAGGAAGGAAGACCATTGAAGTTTCCCGGTAGAAAAGCGGCTTGGGAGTGTTATGCGGTGGCTTCGGATGCAAATTTGATAGCAGAGCAGCATATATGGGCGGCAGTGGATCCGTATGCGAAAAACGAAGCGTTTAATGTGAACAATGGAGATGTGTTTAAGTGGAAGCATTTTTGGGAGGTGTTGGCTGAGCAGTTTGGGATAGAGGAGTATGGGTTTGATAAGGAGGAGAGTGGTAGGCTGAGGTTGGTCGAGATGATGGAAGGGAAAGTCGGTGTGTGGGAGGAGATTGTGAGGGAGAATGAGCCGCAGCCGACGAAGTTGGAGGAGGTGGCGGTGTGGTGGTTTGCTGACTTTGTGTTGGGTGGGGAGGCTTTGTCGGACAGTATGAATAAGAGCAAAGAGCATGGCTTTTTGGGGTTCAGGAATTCCAAAAAGTCCTTCATTTCGTGGATTAAGAAGATGAAGGCTTACAAGATTGTTCCATGA